In the Desertifilum tharense IPPAS B-1220 genome, one interval contains:
- a CDS encoding NAD(P)H-quinone oxidoreductase subunit J — MAEEKSDKPVEAAENKPTPTGKVSKWLKENGFEHEALEPDHLGVEMIKVEPQVFLPIATALYAYGFNYLQCQGAYDCGPGDCLVSFYHLIKVSDNADRPDEVRVKVFLPREDPKVPSVYWIWRTADFQERESYDMFGIVYEGHPNLKRILMPEDWVGWPLRKDYISPDFYELQDAY, encoded by the coding sequence GTGGCTGAAGAAAAATCGGACAAGCCTGTAGAAGCAGCGGAAAATAAACCCACTCCAACGGGTAAAGTCTCGAAGTGGTTGAAAGAAAACGGTTTTGAGCATGAAGCGCTAGAACCGGATCATCTTGGCGTGGAGATGATTAAGGTTGAACCCCAGGTGTTCCTACCCATTGCCACGGCGTTGTATGCCTATGGGTTTAATTATCTCCAATGTCAGGGCGCTTACGATTGCGGGCCGGGCGATTGCTTGGTCAGTTTCTACCATCTCATTAAAGTTAGCGATAATGCTGACCGTCCCGATGAGGTGCGCGTTAAGGTATTCTTACCCCGCGAAGATCCAAAGGTGCCTTCGGTGTATTGGATTTGGAGAACGGCAGATTTCCAAGAGCGGGAATCTTACGATATGTTTGGGATTGTCTACGAGGGACACCCCAACCTGAAGCGGATTTTGATGCCGGAAGATTGGGTCGGTTGGCCGTTACGCAAGGATTACATTTCGCCCGATTTCTACGAGTTACAAGACGCCTACTAA
- the nuoB gene encoding NADH-quinone oxidoreductase subunit NuoB, which produces MVMSSNSTDNTQKILYPIERPQVTSDLSENIILTTVDDLYNWARLSSLWPLMFGTACCFIEFAAMIGSRFDFDRFGLVPRSSPRQADLIITAGTITMKYAPTLIRLYDQMPEPKYVMAMGACTITGGMFSVDSPTAVRGVDKLIPVDVYIPGCPPRPEAIMDAIVKLRKKIANDSMQERGRTLPTHRYHTVKHKMKPTLPILTGQYLQSPTRNAPPKELTEAMGMPVPPALQSAKKEEVKRG; this is translated from the coding sequence ATGGTCATGAGTTCTAATTCCACAGACAATACCCAAAAAATTCTTTACCCTATCGAACGGCCCCAGGTCACAAGCGACCTTTCAGAAAATATCATTCTGACCACCGTAGACGACCTCTACAACTGGGCGCGCTTATCGAGCCTTTGGCCGTTGATGTTTGGTACCGCCTGCTGCTTTATTGAGTTTGCGGCGATGATTGGTTCGCGCTTTGACTTTGACCGTTTTGGCTTAGTTCCGCGTTCTAGTCCGCGCCAAGCCGATTTAATTATTACTGCTGGCACGATTACCATGAAGTACGCGCCGACGCTGATTCGCCTGTACGACCAAATGCCAGAACCGAAGTATGTGATGGCGATGGGCGCTTGCACCATTACAGGGGGGATGTTTAGCGTTGACTCTCCCACTGCCGTTCGCGGGGTGGATAAACTGATTCCGGTGGATGTGTATATTCCCGGTTGCCCGCCGCGTCCGGAAGCGATTATGGACGCCATTGTCAAGTTACGCAAGAAAATTGCGAACGATTCCATGCAAGAACGCGGTCGAACCTTGCCGACTCACCGCTATCATACGGTGAAGCATAAGATGAAACCCACTTTGCCAATTTTGACGGGTCAATATCTCCAGTCTCCGACTCGGAACGCCCCACCCAAGGAATTGACAGAAGCGATGGGAATGCCTGTACCCCCAGCACTCCAGTCGGCGAAGAAGGAGGAAGTCAAGCGTGGCTGA
- the ndhC gene encoding photosynthetic/respiratory NAD(P)H-quinone oxidoreductase subunit C produces the protein MFVLSGYEYFLGFLLICGLVPVLALGASSIVRPARRGAERRTTYESGVEPVGGAWIQFNIRYYMFALVFVIFDVETVFLYPWAVAFSQLGLLAFIEALIFIGILVIGLVYAWRKGALEWS, from the coding sequence GTGTTTGTCCTCAGTGGCTACGAATATTTCTTAGGATTCCTGCTGATTTGCGGCTTAGTTCCCGTCCTCGCTTTGGGGGCTTCCAGCATTGTTCGCCCCGCACGCCGAGGCGCAGAACGCCGCACCACCTACGAATCTGGAGTTGAACCCGTTGGCGGGGCCTGGATTCAATTCAACATTCGTTACTATATGTTTGCCCTGGTGTTCGTTATTTTTGACGTAGAAACCGTGTTTCTTTACCCGTGGGCAGTTGCATTCAGCCAGCTTGGACTATTGGCCTTTATTGAAGCCCTCATTTTCATCGGCATTTTGGTAATCGGCCTAGTTTACGCTTGGAGAAAAGGAGCGTTGGAATGGTCATGA